TGCATGGCGCGCTACAGCGAAGCGGTCGAACCGGGAACGGTGTGGACCTGGAACGCGATCGGCAAGGCAGCCGGCGCATGGGGTCTGGCGCCCGATGCGAACGAATCGAGGCGAGGATTCCTGTTGAACCACCTGATCACCGACGAACTACCGTCGGCGCAGGGGCGCACGTCGAACTCCGATCCGATTACCGGGCAGGCGGGGTGGTACGACGTGCGCGTGCGCGTCTACCCTGCGGAACCGCAGGCAGAAACGTCGCTGCCGCAGTTCGAATCGATGGCCGGCGTGCCGGGCATGACGACGACCGCGGCGCAGGAGTTTCAGGCGTACTTTGCTGGGCGGGGGCAATTCCTGGCCCGATTGAAGCGAAAGAGGGCACCATGATCCGTTGGTTGCAGGATCTGCTGAAGAGCGAAGCGGTCGCGCCTGCGCCGGCGACCCATGAGGCTGCGCCTGGGCGCAGTGCGCGGGCCCGTCCTGGCGAAACGCTGGCCCGGCAGCTCGCGCTGGTGATCGATCTGAACGTCTGCGTCGGCTGCCACGCCTGCGTGACTTCGTGCAAGGAATGGAATACGTCCGGCACGGCGGGGCCGCTGGCCGACAGCCATGCGTACGCGGCCGGGCCGACCGGTACGTTCTTCAACCGCGTTCAGACCTACGAGGCTGGCAGCTTCCCGTTTACCGAAACCATCCACTTCCCTAAGAGTTGTCTGCATTGCGAAGATCCGCCATGCGTGCCGGTCTGCCCCACGGGCGCGAGTTACAAGCGCAAGGAAGACGGCATCGTGCTGGTCGACTACGACAAGTGCATCGCGTGCAAGTACTGCGCCTGGGCCTGCCCGTACGGTGCGCGCGAGATCGACGAAGAGCGCCAGGTGATGACCAAGTGCACCTTGTGCGTGGACCGCATCTATGACGAGAGCTTGGCACCGGGAGATCGCAAGCCCGCCTGCGTCAAGGCCTGCCCGACCGGGGCCAGGCTGTTCGGTGACGTCAAGGATCCGGACTCCGAAGTGTCGATCGCGATCCG
This genomic interval from Burkholderiaceae bacterium contains the following:
- a CDS encoding Sulfite dehydrogenase (quinone), iron-sulfur subunit SoeB; amino-acid sequence: MIRWLQDLLKSEAVAPAPATHEAAPGRSARARPGETLARQLALVIDLNVCVGCHACVTSCKEWNTSGTAGPLADSHAYAAGPTGTFFNRVQTYEAGSFPFTETIHFPKSCLHCEDPPCVPVCPTGASYKRKEDGIVLVDYDKCIACKYCAWACPYGAREIDEERQVMTKCTLCVDRIYDESLAPGDRKPACVKACPTGARLFGDVKDPDSEVSIAIRERGGYALMPEWETRPANQYLPRRVTGSADTPVNKP